TTGTccttgtggacactctaattaACTGcgtctaagagcatccacaaccgtgctcttgccagcggcacggttgtgggcccaggcggtactattcatgcctgctctctggcaagagcacaacacacacaactgtgctcttccgcaaggacgagcacaattaatataaaattcaattaaacaaaaacatttccataatattaaaatccatttaaaaatcacaataaatattacaaattacaaataaaattaaaaaatacataattaaaatccaaaaaattaaaaattacataattaaactccttaaaattaaaaattacataattaaaatcctaaaaattaaaaattatataattaaactcctaataagactacgcatccggcgggatcaaccccaattgtttttagagaccttttatcatggtctcgtgtgtttcaagttgcgtgggggtcatagatgacctatcggccatattgagttggcttaagagcatccacagcgagttgttcgggggtggaggtggcacatagggagcgggagtggcttcgggagtggcttcgggggtcgagccgcgacgacggttggccgccgccttcggGGGCGGCGTTAGCAACAactcggtccggcgtcggggctacccaagttagctccggcgagttggctagccacttcttccgagccggagtcggatagggctaccgaccttgatcgtttggaggagccgctagaggaggatgttatgcctcccttatacttcgggtgcgtccgcgtctcctgccaaacgttaagatatttgaacgacttaccgttcatggattggtaggtgctcagcgcggcggtgatgatgtcgacctcgcttcggccgctcccggcattccgagactcctggatgaaatagccgttgaacttgccaatttcttcgttggctcggccgatgtagttgcgcaccatactctcgttgcgctcgatcgttcccggcggccggtttgcattgtaccggctagagacgcgccaccaaaaaaGATCGCCGGAtcggttcgttccaaccaccgcatcttcggagatttccaagtacgccttgaacaatctttccatctccgccggtgagtacggtgtgcggacaccggcgcgagatggaggagtcggcatttgggaaggggcgcgaggcctaggctccggtgtacacccgtagcgcccatcggaggcaccttgatcgtcgattgggtatggccggtagccacccggaacgcccgaatcttgggtgagaggaggggccgaatattccgttttcggactaggaaacggttgtgaaccgaaccattcggggttccaaccgtgggagcccgaagggttatcgtcggacatagtgatgttgtagggtatgagagaatgaagatgaaaatggatatgagagaatggagatgagaatggatattggagaatgatgatgagagttgtgtagtttgatgtgaatttttggggtgaaattgggggtatttatagatgaaagtgtgtatttttggggtaaaaaaaatgaaaaaaattaaaaaggtgtaaaaaacggttataaacggatattttttttggggaagtgaattttttttttattttttatctgtttttttaataaaaaaccgatttttaaaaaaaataaaaataaaaataaaaaatgtttaaatacaacggctatgccgttgacgaatgggagcgcgccacgtgtgcgtccgctggcacggacgtgctcgatacatcgagcagcgccgtgccagcggcggcggatggcgtccgtgccagcggctcggacggcggtggcgacggacgccaccgctgcgcatgctctaagtatatcaaacttttttttgtatatttcatCTCATATGAAGACTCCTTCAATCTCAACTTATAATTCAAATTGGAATTAGTTAATCCAAAATCTTAGACCAGTCAATTAATGCGTACTTTATTAATCTATAGATTTATTTTTTACGGTATTACTAATTTATCCTATGCAATTAAATCACAAGATCATTATCATAATCAAAAAAGATCTAATCAGTCCTCCAACTAATTAAATATAGAAGGTGAAAGTTAGGTTTTGGATTAGATATTGACTCACCAAAATCTCCCAAGCCATACACTATTTCTATTCATTAATcagattttaaaattaatatttgctCTTTATAATACTATACGTACAGAAGTTGATATTTCTACTTTCTATTCTTTATGAAATGTTAATAATTATGTCGTGCAAATTAATTATTGGATGTTTAAATATTGGTATAGGAGGGGCCACATACACTATTTCAATTCATTAACCAggttttaaaattaatatttgctCTTTATAATACTATACGTACAGAAGTTGATATTTCTACTTTCTATTCTTTATGAAATGTTAATAATTTATGTCGTGCAAATTAATTATTGGATGTGTAAATTGGTATATGAGGGGCCACATTTTGTCTAATTGTTTAATTTATATCCAGTTAGAATTAATCTCTATATGTAAAGGTTACCAAGTCCAATTAAAGCTGTTTCAATTAATTCAGCAAGAATGAATCTCCAGCACACGAAAATGTTACTTAGTCTATTTTGATGACAAAGTTTCTGATGGTGTATAAATAGAAAATGTTGTGACAATGTCAAAATCAAATATTCCTTATTGCTGATTTTGAGTGTGATTGTGTTCGAACAAGTTGATATATATAATGAGCCCAAGAATATCCAAAAGGGACCTGATTAATATATTAGCGTTAGCGAATTAATTTTGCTTAAGTACTTGACTTTCTTCTTAAAAACTTCAATCcaatattttcttataattCTGATAATTGACTGTTCCTTTTTCTAgaatcaatttatttttatatgaagcgattaaattaattatgatttaaatattatatttttcttagaGTTAGCTTCACTGTTCCTTCAAGAGTTTTTGTGATAAGATAGTAATTACTTAATTAGAAGATTTCGTTATTGCACATGACAACGTCAATTTAATTGAGatcaatatattttaatgaagcTTGTTTATAAGAAAATATGGCTGTTTCAGACAGATTCAAATGCATAACTggtattctagattttatataTGTCAATTTTAATTCGGTAAATTACACAACTAATTCACCCACTTTTTCTTATATAATTAATCATGCATATCTTAGTGTTTTCTTGTCTACTAAATCTTCTAAAACGGCATATGCTTCTGTTGAGATTCCTAATTATCTAGTGCACAACTGCACGCTTATTCTTCATTTGATCCTCTAttgattttcatatttttcttaGCCAAGTTGAAAATGAAAGATCAACACCCTTGACTTTATATTATATACTTCCCCTCTAGGTTTGATTAATTTGATGGAGACTAATTATATAGAAGCTCAATCAAATATGCTTTGATAGAGAAATTAACAGCAGGCAATATATATTATAACTAGTGGAGTGCTTGATTGGTGGATTTTGAAGAAGtctaaataaaattagattataaaaatatgaatgtAGAGTATTAGTTATATGATGAATTTCTCCTATAAAAAGCAGTGATACGATGCTAAGTTTTCCATCACAACAACAATATATCATCAAACATACGAAGATGGCTTTTCTTTTATGCGCCATTGTTCTTGTTTCTTCATGGGCTTCGATGACATATGCTTCCGATCCCGGCCAGCTTCAGGATTTCTGCGTTGCTGTTCCCGATTCCAGCTCTGCAGGTAATTCAATCGATTATATCAAACCGATACTATGTATAGAGTCCGTTTGATAGGGTAAATAactcaaaaaaaagaaaagaaaagttaATGTGACCTAAAATGTGCGTTCTCATCAGCATGCATATATACTAAACTGTTTGCATGCAGTTTTTGTGAACGGGAAGTTTTGCAAGAACCCGACCATGGTGGTCGCGGATGATTTCCTCAGACAGGGTCTAAACAAGGCCGGAAACACATCCAATCAGGTTGGATCGGCCGTGACCGCAGTCAACGTTAACCAGCTTCCCGGGCTCAACACTCTAGGCGTTTCCCTGGCTCGCCTCGACTTCGCCCCATACGGGATCAACCCACCCCACACCCACCCCCGTGCAACCGAAGCCTTCCTCTTGATGGAAGGCACTCTTTATGTGGGCTTCGTCACTTCCAACCCAGCCGATCCGGCCCAGAAGAACAAGCTCTTTACCAAATATTTGTACCCCGGAGATGTCTTCGTCTTCCCACAAGGTCTCATCCACTTTCAGTTGAACGTTGGAAAGACCAACGCCGTTGCATTTGCTGGCTTCGGCAGCCAGAACCCAGGTACCATCACCATTGCCAATGCGGTGTTCGGGTCGGACCCCAAGATCAACCCAGATGTGCTGGCCAAGGCTTTCCGGGTTGAGAAGAACATTATCGATTACATTCAGGCACAGTTCAACTAAAACTAAAACCTCTGCCTAAACTAGACACGCAATATATGTTGTGTCCAATTCATCTAATAAATTGAATAGTCTTTACTTATTGCATCTGCGTGACCTGGAAAATTGTGTGTATCCGAGTGTTATATTTCATGTGATGCTACAAGTGTTTGCATAAATATAATTCTTTTATGTATTCTCTGTTTCTTTCCCATAATTTTGCCTCTGATCATGTACTTTTTACGAAAGGGTATTATTTTCGTGGTTAGAGTCAATCTTTACTTCCCCaaaaatatgtttaatttaatttaatgttagTGCTGTATTAAGTTTATAGCTACTATATACATTTTGTATTTCACGGTTTTTAGTCAATTTGGGTTAATCTACATTCTACAATTTTGTAATTGGGtaatgttggtttctgggattacaagataacaaaaccgggcgtaatacaacccaaaagaaggaatacaaaaatgaactgaagttacaacgaaaatgaaacaactaaaccagtatgctatgacagccgagtcgaggaggcctcttcccgcaagacgagatacgccccgatagtgctctcggtttggcgtgtcgtccccaaaggtaaaacggctacgtctcttctgatgcagcaccgcaatcagcagagctccggcgaacgggatggaggagagggcagagcttcgacagaaagacaatgcagggagagggagagagcttatgcagagaatgcttgtaggtgtgtgtcctaatgcagtggtatggctagcctatttataggccaaccaccatgcagggtcaaccagccattgaaggctcatcatggcaaaaacgtaaccggcgtcggttacaggcgtgtggctgtaatgtgccacccgtgtgtggagcgtgtggatttctcacgtggcaaccgtgactgtgcctcgcttgacgacgtgtcaagccacttggattgctgactcggcggtggtccaaaaagaatagtttgggccaagcaccaagcccaaagaccacccaaagaccaattgccaagatccaagatcaagatcgagatcgggctcgggctcgggatcgggcccgggcccggggcccgaggcccgcggccgcgaccacgagcacgagcacgtgcacgggctcgggctcgggcgggcgggcggcggcggcggcgcgcgcgtgtgcgcgcgtgtgggctctttcacccatcttggtccactataattattaagtaacataaagtcacttaatttatacacattaaagatgtgttaatcctccaatgtgggataattaacactagttaattattccctaagctccatctccaagctttaattaaaagctaatcatgcccaactttaatccactatttctcactcaccagaaatcggatttgaggaagtgaatatactacatttacctacgtaaaatgtagatcgacgctatgtcatttaatttcacaaaattaaatgtctcgtcacatttattatttggtcaaaatccattgaccgggcatatttaatccatgatttttacaatcccccacatgagtggaaatagccgaatgcatatgcatgcagacacaagctcaaccctcgcgaggtatataagcataaggataggtagttgttgactttgaaccctccatagtcgacaccatcggatacacaggcggcttagtagcgcgatgctttgaactaatcccccacggcgtgcaccgagacaatggtgttaacgcttaaacacctcaacctcatccgttctcacgttttgtgtccattgcggtcttggacaccactttggattcataagtgcatttttttatgaagcgaccacacttcgcacttacataggtgattcttagtcaagtaccttgccatacttggtctctttgagaattccatctctttgagatccttaagaaccattaaaagtcatagacttagcctttaccactaggcaagctctccaacactctattgctctctagggaatagatatagttgagtgtttctcatgaactctcatagcttagttgtccctttgaaccaagttcttggatctccagtcatcatggttgggttaccactatgacaattctttagtttgtggatttcaaacccattccatctagcaacttattcatttgatcacggtttaaccctttggttagcggatccgctagattatctattgacttcacatagtcaattgtaatcacccctgttgtgatcaaatgtctcacggtgttatgtcgtcgacgtatatgtcgagacttaccgttatagaaaccattgtttgcccttccaatagccgcttggctatcgcagtgaatcagcactggtggcactggcttagaccaacatggaatgtcttcaaggaagttcttaagccactcggcttcctcaccagccttatccaaggcaatgactccgattccattgttgatcgggctatacaggtctgttttgtggatttccacgatacagcaccacccccaatagtaaagacatatccacttgttgaaagtgagtctctattatcggatatccaattggcatcacagtacccttcaagcaccggggggtatctcgagaagtgtagcccaagattttgagtgtgttttaaatatctcaaaaccctcacaagagctctccagtgctctttgcttggattgctcgtgtaacgacttaacttgttcacggcacaagcaatgtcaggtcgagtgcaattagtcaagtacataatgcacccgatgacccgtgtatactcttcttgtgcaacgggctcgcctttgtttttgctcaagtgaacgtcgagttcaattggagtcttaaccggcgcgccatcataggctttgaatttattcaatatcttctcaacataatgtgattgtgttaagatgattccatcattcgttcttagaatcttcattccaagaattacatcggctagacccatgtctttcatgtcaaagtttctctttaacatggcctttgtatcgttaattacttgagtgttgctacccaagattaacatatcatcaacgtagagacacactataacatgaccgttattagtgctcttgatgtagacacatttgtcgcactcgttgattttaaacccatttgataacatcacattatcaaacttcaagtgccattgcaatggcgcttgtttcaatccatatagggatttcacgagcttgcatacctttttctcttgtccaggtactacaaacccttcgggttgttccatgtagatttcgtcttctagttcaccattcagaaacgcggtctttacatccatttgatgaatctcgagattgtgcaatgcagcaatagcgagaagcacccggatagatgtaatccttgttacaggtgaataggtatcgaagaagtcatgtccttctttttgtttaaaaccctttactactaatcgggctttatacttatcaactgttccatcggccttaaactttcttttaagaacccatttgcatcctaaaggtttagcaccttcgggcaaatcaaccaacacccatgtgtggtttagcaaaattgaatcaatttcgctttgaacagcttctctccaatgcagcccgtctgggccagcaaaggctacttttatcgatgttggttcttcatccaacatgaaagcaatgtagtcaggaccaaaagtttttggtgttctgactctattaccacgtcttagtactgtatcttttggatcgggccttgcacgcttgcgcgattcaggttccgcatctgttgatttagaactagtggcttcttcttccacttgtttagaactagtggcttcttcaattcttgtctcagaattggttgataccttttccttatctttgcaaggaaaggtattttcgagaaa
This sequence is a window from Salvia splendens isolate huo1 chromosome 14, SspV2, whole genome shotgun sequence. Protein-coding genes within it:
- the LOC121764757 gene encoding putative germin-like protein 2-1 translates to MLSFPSQQQYIIKHTKMAFLLCAIVLVSSWASMTYASDPGQLQDFCVAVPDSSSAVFVNGKFCKNPTMVVADDFLRQGLNKAGNTSNQVGSAVTAVNVNQLPGLNTLGVSLARLDFAPYGINPPHTHPRATEAFLLMEGTLYVGFVTSNPADPAQKNKLFTKYLYPGDVFVFPQGLIHFQLNVGKTNAVAFAGFGSQNPGTITIANAVFGSDPKINPDVLAKAFRVEKNIIDYIQAQFN